The following are encoded together in the Humulus lupulus chromosome 5, drHumLupu1.1, whole genome shotgun sequence genome:
- the LOC133779829 gene encoding uncharacterized protein LOC133779829 encodes MTNRLTVIKAIVDMGPLLSSQHIGILQNEFTQQAVKETFFAISGMKAPGPDGYGNNVGDFRPIACYNVIYKATTKLICSRLRKILPDLVVENQGGFVRGGYIAYNIMVCQELVRHYGRKSSKPSCMIKIDLRKAYDTVEWDFIEEMLTAFKFPQPFIDLIMMCIQTPKFSFMINGIMHGFFSSKRGLCQGDSMSPLLVVLGMEYLSRILAKVGKMVGFKFHDSCAPLRLNHLCFADDLLLFCHGDYVSILLPLRGLTLFSKTSGLFPNVAKSDIFCSGMADAEVRRVLEVLGFTRSRLPFRYLGVSICSKRISSAKCGIIIDKMVQQIRLWSLRNLSYMGRVTLINSILFSIHSYWAQIMILPKLLLRKLEAICRSFLWKGIADGSGPGQVVWESIYLPKMAGGLGFRNVINWNTVAMSKYVWEIVAKKDTLWVKWIHNVYLSAGIGHWWNYTAPPNSSWYWRKIVAIKDVIKAKINLNTFIIKGYSIQYRYVSLYPFTERVQWNKNVWGRLNIPKHRFIFWLAMKEKLCTRVQISKYNPAIDRSCLLCGDQDEDEKHLFFECSYSWSCLTRLKAWLRWSTRAENLGCLLHWIDKAKQISKVRKQIYTVVLAALVYHIWLVWNDALWSHKVWQINHTVQRIQSDVKFRIYHVMPKKAKIVDRDWFEHICCIVDQATATKFYGHSSHANPSETRSSIRNLEMRVGKLENMLQSRSQRNFPSNIEVNPKERCIAISLKSGKKLEESVEKSIHAPKVDVENEDMEEDANIPIILGRPFLATRRALIDVQKGELKLRVQNEEVTFNVFAATDISTCCRVDVVCSGGSNLEITKKKTNAEIGSRAVCHCLKQFYSGKARRLHERWKAQTISNIKR; translated from the exons ATGACTAATCGGCTGACTGTTATCAAAGCTATAGTGGACATGGGACCATTGCTTTCCTCTCAACATATTGGCATACTTCAAAATGAATTCACTCAGCAAGCGGTTAAAGAGACTTTCTTTGCTATTTCTGGAATGAAGGCGCCAGGGCCTGATGGTTATGGCA ATAATGTGGGTGATTTCAGACCTATAGCTTGCTACAATGTGATATATAAGGCAACCACAAAGTTAATTTGTTCAAGATTGAGGAAGATTTTGCCTGATTTAGTAGTTGAAAATCAAGGGGGTTTTGTTCGTGGAGGATATATAGCTTACAATATTATGGTTTGTCAAGAGTTGGTGCGTCATTATGGTAGGAAAAGTAGTAAACCCAGCTGTATGATAAAGATTGATTTGAGGAAAGCGTATGACACGGTGGAATGGGATTTTATAGAAGAAATGCTAACTGCCTTTAAGTTCCCCCAGCCTTttattgatctcatcatgatgtGTATTCAAACACCGAAGTTTTCTTTTATGATCAATGGAATAATGCATGGTTTTTTTTCTTCCAAGAGGGGTTTGTGTCAAGGAGATTCGATGTCGCCGTTATTGGTTGTTCTTGGAATGGAATATCTATCTAGGATTCTAGCTAAGGTTGGAAAGATGGTAGGATTTAAGTTCCACGATAGTTGTGCGCCTTTGAGATTGAATCACTTGTGTTTTGCAGATGATCTTCTTTTATTCTGTCATGGTGATTATGTGTCTATATTATTACCGCTGAGGGGGCTCACTTTGTTTTCTAAAACCTCTGGTCTTTTTCCTAATGTTGCAAAATCAGATATTTTCTGTAGTGGTATGGCAGATGCAGAAGTGAGAAGAGTGCTGGAAGTGTTGGGATTCACGAGAAGTCGTTTACCTTTCAGATATCTAGGTGTCTCGATTTGCTCCAAACGAATCAGTTCTGCTAAGTGTGGGATCATCATTGATAAAATGGTTCAGCAGATTCGCTTGTGGAGCTTGCGGAATCTCTCATATATGGGACGAGTAACTCTTATAAATTCTATTTTGTTTTCAATTCATTCTTATTGGGCTCAAATTATGATTTTGCCTAAGCTGTTGTTGAGGAAATTGGAAGCTATTTGTAGATCTTTTCTTTGGAAAGGGATAGCTGATGGTTCAGGTCCAGGTCAAGTAGTGTGGGAGAGTATCTATTTGCCAAAAATGGCTGGAGGCTTGGGATTTCGTAATGTTATTAACTGGAATACAGTAGCTATGTCGAAATATGTTTGGGAGATTGTTGCTAAAAAGGACACTCTTTGGGTTAAGTGGATACACAATGTTTACTTGTCTGCTGGGATTGGGCATTGGTGGAACTACACAGCCCCCCCTAATTcaagttggtattggaggaagatTGTAGCTATAAAGGATGTCATTAAAGCTAAGATTAACTTGAATACCTTTATCATTAAAGGTTATAGTATTCAATATCGGTATGTCTCTCTATATCCTTTTACTGAGCGCGTTCAATGGAACAAAAATGTTTGGGGAAGACTTAATATTCCTAAGCATAGATTCATTTTCTGGCTTGCaatgaaggagaaactttgtacccGGGTTCAGATTAGTAAATATAACCCAGCTATTGATCGTTCTTGTCTTTTGTGTGGTGATCAAGATGAGGATGAGAAACACTTATTCTTTGAGTGTTCTTATAGCTGGAGTTGTCTTACTAGACTGAAAGCTTGGTTGAGATGGAGCACTCGGGCTGAGAATCTAGGCTGTTTACTGCATTGGATTGATAAAGCAAAGCAAATTAGCAAGGTGAGGAAGCAAATCTATACTGTGGTCCTGGCAGCTCTTGTTTACCACATCTGGTTAGTCTGGAATGATGCTCTTTGGTCTCACAAAGTTTGGCAAATTAACCATACTGTACAGAGAATTCAAAGTGATGTTAAATTTCGAATATATCATGTAATGCCTAAGAAGGCCAAGATTGTAGATAGAGATTGGTTTGAGCATATAT GTTGCATCGTTGACCAAGCAACTGCAACAAAATTCTATGGCCACTCAAGTCATGCAAATCCAAGCG AAACTCGCTCATCCATCAGGAATCTTGAGATGCGAGTTGGTAAATTGGAAAATATGTTACAAAGTAGGTCTCAAAGAAATTTTCCAAGTAATATAGAGGTGAATCCTAAAGAGCGGTGCATTGCAATCTCTTTGAAGAGTGGGAAGAAGTTGGAAGAGTCAGTCGAGAAGTCTATACATGCACCAAAAGTTGATGTTGAGAATGAGG atatggaggaagatgcaaACATTCCCATTATTTTGGGAAGACCATTCTTAGCCACAAGGAGAGCACTAATTGATGTACAAAAGGGGGAGTTGAAGCTGCGAGTGCAAAACgaagaggtaacatttaatgtttttgcagcaactgATATTTCAACTTGTTGTAGAGTGGATGTGGTATGTAGTGGTGGTAGTAATTTggaaatcacaaagaaaaaaacCAATGCTGAAATTGGTAGTCGAGCAGTTTGTCATTGTTTGAAACAGTTCTATAGTGGGAAGGCTCGAAGGCTACACGAGCGGTGGAAGGCACAGACGATTAGCAACATCAAAAGATGA